Proteins encoded by one window of Rathayibacter sp. VKM Ac-2760:
- a CDS encoding MFS transporter gives MVQNQRTAGPWWVAVVSGMASYIDAAAIISFGIAIVVYQQALGLDELQVGVTSGSLTFGIAVGALIGGRLGDRFGRRPVFTVTMVVILLALVGLILAPNFVVLLAAATLLGLGTGADLPVSLSTISEAATDANRGRLLGLSNLLWIAGIVVSTAVGSQLAAAGIPGVQVIFAIIAAVAFLTMIARLTIPESAVWQAARREQRPGAARSEAARGAVRELVRTPYRAPFIALIVFYTLTNLVANTTGQYGNYVLVNFGGIPIETAALIGLPLLPLSIAGFLWFMKIADSPSRFRYFTIGAVCMVAAPLVYAVFGVSIPSYLAQAVLATLGSAFAFEGIMKVWAQQSFPTLLRTTAQGVIIAVARFAAAGLASVTPLLLAVGPSVMYGVLAALALVGVSWAWVVFRRRDAASEFLTTDHERASAGTPAAANPSSVDAVTEERTA, from the coding sequence ATGGTTCAGAATCAGCGGACGGCAGGCCCCTGGTGGGTCGCGGTCGTCTCGGGAATGGCGTCCTACATCGACGCGGCCGCGATCATCAGCTTCGGGATCGCGATCGTCGTCTACCAGCAGGCTCTCGGACTCGACGAGCTCCAGGTCGGCGTCACCTCCGGATCCCTGACCTTCGGCATCGCCGTCGGAGCTCTCATCGGAGGTCGACTCGGCGATCGGTTCGGGCGGCGCCCCGTCTTCACCGTGACCATGGTCGTGATCCTCCTCGCTCTCGTCGGGCTGATCCTCGCTCCGAACTTCGTCGTCCTGCTCGCTGCGGCGACGCTGCTGGGCCTCGGGACCGGTGCCGATCTCCCGGTCTCGCTCTCGACCATCTCCGAGGCGGCCACGGACGCCAACCGCGGGCGCCTGCTGGGACTGTCGAACCTCCTCTGGATCGCCGGCATCGTCGTGAGCACGGCCGTCGGATCGCAGCTGGCCGCCGCGGGCATCCCGGGAGTGCAGGTCATCTTCGCGATCATCGCCGCGGTCGCGTTCCTCACGATGATCGCCCGGCTCACCATCCCGGAGTCGGCCGTCTGGCAGGCGGCGCGACGGGAGCAGCGACCCGGTGCGGCGCGCTCTGAGGCGGCTCGCGGAGCGGTCCGCGAGCTCGTCCGGACGCCCTACCGCGCGCCGTTCATCGCCCTCATCGTCTTCTACACCCTGACGAATCTCGTCGCGAACACCACCGGTCAGTACGGCAACTACGTGCTCGTGAACTTCGGCGGCATCCCGATCGAGACGGCCGCCCTGATCGGACTTCCGCTTCTGCCGCTCTCGATCGCCGGCTTCCTGTGGTTCATGAAGATCGCGGACTCGCCGTCGCGGTTCCGCTACTTCACGATCGGCGCCGTGTGCATGGTCGCCGCTCCGCTCGTCTACGCCGTCTTCGGCGTGAGCATCCCCTCCTACCTGGCGCAGGCCGTCCTCGCCACTCTCGGAAGCGCGTTCGCCTTCGAGGGCATCATGAAGGTGTGGGCCCAGCAGTCCTTCCCCACTCTCCTCCGGACGACGGCGCAGGGCGTCATCATCGCTGTCGCGCGGTTCGCCGCAGCCGGCCTCGCCTCCGTCACTCCGCTGCTCCTGGCGGTGGGGCCGAGCGTCATGTACGGGGTGCTCGCCGCCCTCGCCCTCGTCGGCGTCTCGTGGGCGTGGGTCGTCTTCCGGCGGCGGGACGCCGCGAGCGAGTTCCTCACGACGGATCACGAGAGGGCCTCCGCCGGTACGCCGGCCGCGGCGAACCCCTCCTCCGTCGACGCGGTCACCGAGGAGAGGACCGCATGA